The Brachyspira hyodysenteriae ATCC 27164 genome includes a window with the following:
- a CDS encoding thioredoxin family protein, with product MFFNNNKKSKCICGGLCSDTSEENARIKILGTGCLNCKKLEENTLKALKDMGVNLTVGHVYDIEKIAAYGVISTPSLVLDENVLSYGKVLNKDEIIELLKDKL from the coding sequence ATGTTTTTTAATAACAATAAAAAATCAAAATGCATCTGCGGCGGATTATGCTCAGATACATCTGAAGAAAATGCAAGAATAAAAATATTAGGTACAGGCTGTCTTAATTGTAAAAAATTAGAAGAAAACACATTAAAAGCTTTAAAAGATATGGGAGTTAATTTAACAGTAGGACATGTCTATGATATAGAAAAAATAGCTGCCTATGGAGTTATATCCACACCTAGCTTAGTATTAGATGAAAATGTATTATCTTATGGTAAAGTACTGAATAAAGATGAAATAATTGAACTATTAAAAGATAAATTGTAA
- a CDS encoding permease, producing MEIIKSIFIFIQDQIISMKWLNTLIGNILNNFALSETVKGIIQFFIYDVIKIFVLLSVLIFCISYIQSFFPPERTKKILGRFNGISANILAALLGTVTPFCSCSSIPLFIGFTSAGIPISMAFSFLISSPLVDLASLILLSSIFGMKIAIAYVIVGLILAVLGGTLIGKLKMEKYLEDFIKNIKMNNTEIAIQTMTKKERLIYSKEQVIQTIKKVYLYIFIGVGIGAFIHNVIPSQWIDTILGKNNWYSVPLASLVGIPMYADIFGTLPIAESLFYKGAGLGTILSFMMSVTALSLPSIIMLKKAVKMPLLMFFVFIVTLGIIIIGYLFNNFYFLFV from the coding sequence ATGGAAATTATAAAATCAATATTCATCTTTATACAAGATCAAATAATATCAATGAAATGGCTTAATACTTTAATAGGAAATATATTAAATAATTTTGCCTTATCAGAAACAGTTAAAGGAATAATACAATTTTTTATTTATGATGTTATCAAAATATTTGTACTGTTATCAGTTCTTATATTTTGTATATCATATATTCAGTCATTTTTTCCGCCTGAAAGAACAAAAAAAATATTGGGCAGATTTAATGGAATATCAGCGAATATATTAGCAGCTTTACTTGGAACTGTTACGCCATTTTGTTCATGTTCATCGATTCCTCTTTTTATAGGTTTTACTTCAGCAGGAATACCTATTTCAATGGCATTTTCATTTTTAATATCATCTCCATTAGTAGATTTAGCTTCTTTGATACTTTTATCAAGTATATTCGGTATGAAGATTGCAATTGCTTATGTAATAGTTGGTCTTATACTTGCAGTTCTTGGAGGTACCTTGATAGGTAAACTAAAAATGGAAAAATATTTAGAAGACTTTATAAAAAATATAAAAATGAATAATACAGAAATAGCGATACAAACTATGACAAAAAAAGAAAGATTAATATATTCAAAAGAACAGGTTATACAAACTATCAAAAAAGTTTATTTATATATTTTTATAGGAGTAGGTATTGGTGCTTTTATTCATAATGTTATACCTTCTCAGTGGATAGATACAATATTAGGAAAAAATAATTGGTATTCTGTGCCTTTAGCATCTTTAGTAGGAATTCCAATGTATGCTGATATATTCGGAACTTTACCTATAGCTGAAAGTTTATTTTATAAAGGTGCTGGACTTGGTACTATCTTATCATTTATGATGTCTGTTACTGCTTTATCTTTACCATCTATTATTATGCTAAAAAAAGCAGTAAAAATGCCTCTTTTAATGTTTTTTGTATTTATAGTAACTTTGGGAATAATTATTATTGGATACTTATTCAATAATTTTTATTTTCTTTTTGTATGA
- the arsB gene encoding ACR3 family arsenite efflux transporter, whose translation MENKKESISFFQKYLTLWVFICMIIGVLISKFLPIIPNTLNKFEYANVSIPIAILIWLMIYPMMMSVDFQSIKNITKNPQGLFVTWIVNWLIKPFTMFFIASFFFYTILNNFIPKDLAKEYLVGAVLLGAAPCTAMVFVWSALTNGNPSYTVVQVATNDLIILIAFVPIVKFLLGISNVTVPWDTLFLSVVLFVLIPLTAGIITRVYVCSKKGIEYFNNTFIHKFDNITIIGLLLTLILLFSFQGNVILSNPIHIILIAIPLILQTFLIFFIAYIASYLLKLPHNVAAPAGMIGASNFFELAVAVAVSLFGVNSGAALATIVGVLVEVPVMLTLVKIANATKNKFKN comes from the coding sequence ATGGAAAATAAGAAAGAGTCTATAAGTTTTTTTCAGAAATATTTAACTTTATGGGTATTTATATGCATGATTATAGGAGTATTAATATCTAAATTCCTGCCTATAATCCCAAATACATTAAATAAATTTGAATATGCAAATGTTTCTATACCCATAGCAATATTAATATGGCTTATGATATATCCTATGATGATGAGTGTTGATTTTCAAAGTATAAAAAATATTACAAAAAATCCTCAAGGTTTATTTGTTACTTGGATTGTAAATTGGCTTATAAAACCTTTTACTATGTTTTTTATAGCTTCTTTCTTTTTTTATACTATACTCAATAATTTTATACCAAAAGATTTAGCAAAAGAATATTTAGTTGGTGCTGTACTTTTAGGAGCTGCTCCATGTACTGCTATGGTATTTGTTTGGAGTGCATTAACAAATGGAAATCCATCATATACTGTAGTGCAGGTTGCAACTAATGATTTAATAATACTTATAGCATTCGTTCCTATAGTAAAATTTTTATTAGGAATATCGAATGTTACAGTTCCTTGGGATACATTATTTTTATCTGTTGTGTTATTTGTACTTATACCATTAACAGCAGGAATTATTACAAGAGTTTATGTATGCAGTAAAAAAGGAATAGAATATTTCAATAATACTTTTATACATAAATTTGATAATATAACAATAATAGGACTGCTATTAACATTAATATTATTATTCAGCTTTCAAGGAAATGTAATACTATCTAACCCTATTCATATAATTTTGATAGCTATACCTTTAATATTACAAACCTTTTTAATATTTTTTATAGCATATATTGCAAGCTATTTATTAAAACTTCCTCATAATGTAGCGGCACCTGCAGGAATGATAGGGGCATCAAATTTCTTTGAGCTTGCTGTTGCCGTAGCTGTATCATTATTCGGAGTTAATTCCGGAGCGGCACTTGCAACAATTGTAGGCGTATTGGTAGAAGTACCTGTAATGCTTACTCTTGTAAAAATAGCAAATGCCACAAAAAATAAATTCAAAAATTAA
- a CDS encoding ArsR/SmtB family transcription factor: protein MKDYKKEAVIFKAFCDENRLQILDMIKDTEICACKLLEELKIVQSTLSNHMKILCDAEVVIPRKEGKWTYYSINKEGFERAKNVLNYYSSKISKDKKIKTLCD from the coding sequence ATGAAAGACTATAAAAAAGAAGCAGTAATATTCAAAGCGTTCTGCGATGAAAACAGACTTCAAATATTAGATATGATTAAAGATACTGAAATATGTGCCTGCAAACTTTTAGAAGAATTAAAAATAGTGCAGTCTACATTATCGAATCATATGAAAATATTATGCGATGCTGAAGTAGTGATACCAAGAAAAGAAGGCAAATGGACTTATTACAGCATAAACAAAGAAGGTTTTGAAAGAGCAAAAAATGTTTTGAATTACTATTCATCAAAAATTAGTAAAGACAAAAAAATAAAAACTCTATGCGATTAA